One window of Myxococcus xanthus genomic DNA carries:
- a CDS encoding TetR/AcrR family transcriptional regulator, which produces MNRASSSQDRSGPVTPRGQKTRAKLLKAAESVFGEKGYERASIADITRKGGVALGTFYVYFPDKQSIFVEVVDELGTRLRRLIAESVAGCEDRVDVERQGLRTFFQFVRQHPNLYRVVRQAEFVDEACYRRYYDRFARGYVSGLTRAMEAGQVRRMDPEALAYCLMGISDFLGMRWVLWEEDPGLERVLDTAMTLISHGLDPRASTGRNTVKSSAASKPKPKLKPKPKPLKKNTLRPARRPARGARS; this is translated from the coding sequence ATGAATCGGGCTTCATCTTCTCAAGACCGCTCCGGACCCGTCACGCCGCGAGGCCAGAAGACGCGTGCGAAGCTGTTGAAGGCCGCGGAGTCGGTCTTCGGTGAGAAGGGCTACGAGCGCGCCTCCATCGCGGACATCACGCGCAAGGGTGGCGTGGCGCTCGGGACGTTCTACGTCTACTTCCCCGACAAGCAGTCCATCTTCGTCGAAGTGGTGGACGAACTGGGCACGCGCCTGCGCCGGCTCATCGCCGAGTCCGTGGCCGGCTGCGAGGACCGCGTCGACGTGGAGCGCCAGGGCCTGCGCACCTTCTTCCAGTTCGTGCGGCAGCACCCCAATCTCTATCGCGTGGTGCGCCAGGCGGAGTTCGTGGATGAGGCCTGCTACCGCCGCTACTACGACCGCTTCGCTCGCGGCTACGTGAGCGGGCTCACCCGCGCCATGGAGGCGGGCCAGGTGCGGCGCATGGACCCGGAGGCGCTGGCCTACTGCCTCATGGGCATCAGTGATTTCCTCGGCATGCGCTGGGTCCTCTGGGAGGAGGACCCGGGGCTCGAGCGCGTCCTCGACACCGCGATGACGCTCATCTCCCACGGCCTGGACCCGCGTGCGTCCACGGGCCGCAACACCGTGAAGTCCTCCGCCGCTTCGAAGCCGAAGCCGAAGCTGAAGCCCAAACCGAAGCCCCTGAAGAAGAACACCCTGCGTCCCGCCCGCCGACCGGCGCGCGGCGCCCGGAGCTGA
- the popD gene encoding PopC secretion inhibitor PopD encodes MSRKNGEWGDVRVGGVPGLSARVRPLPGAAGADTQPDWIDVTVMPREEPAAASRRRTSPRPPVRSRAEVHQAGLAESAQFHQSLMRWLEAHHLLGAVRSVSEPGSMPMLHLRCAPRVLDQLRRAPEFEAGTMMPLDLI; translated from the coding sequence ATGAGCAGGAAAAATGGCGAGTGGGGGGACGTCCGGGTCGGCGGCGTCCCGGGTCTGTCCGCGCGCGTGCGCCCATTGCCGGGCGCCGCGGGTGCGGACACGCAGCCCGACTGGATTGACGTGACGGTGATGCCCCGCGAGGAGCCGGCGGCGGCGTCGCGTAGACGCACGTCTCCACGGCCGCCCGTCCGCTCCCGAGCGGAAGTGCACCAGGCCGGCCTGGCCGAAAGCGCGCAGTTCCACCAGAGCCTCATGCGCTGGCTGGAGGCACACCATCTCCTGGGCGCGGTGCGCTCGGTGAGCGAGCCGGGCTCCATGCCCATGCTCCACCTGCGCTGCGCGCCGCGGGTGCTGGACCAGCTGCGCCGTGCCCCGGAGTTCGAAGCGGGCACGATGATGCCCCTCGACCTCATCTAG
- a CDS encoding SDR family oxidoreductase, protein MQLKDLKIIVTGGAQGMGAHFAQRLHEAGAQVAVGDVAEERLAALPAGIHRRKLDVSSEEDIVSFVNWAQGAMGGLNGLINNAGILRDALLVKKDRTTGEVKKLSTADWNAVIGVNLTGATLMVREVVAKVAESGQKGGVVVNMSSIARHGNRGQSNYVSAKAALAANTVTWSREFSPFGVRVGAVAPGMIETPMTQGMNQKARDALVSNIPVGRIGVPEDIWLAVKFILECDYFNGRTIDVDGGLNF, encoded by the coding sequence ATGCAGCTCAAGGACCTGAAGATCATCGTCACGGGCGGCGCCCAGGGCATGGGCGCTCACTTCGCGCAGCGCCTGCACGAGGCGGGCGCCCAGGTGGCCGTGGGTGACGTGGCCGAGGAGCGCCTCGCCGCGCTGCCCGCCGGCATCCACCGCCGCAAGCTGGACGTGTCCTCCGAGGAGGACATCGTCTCCTTCGTGAACTGGGCGCAGGGCGCCATGGGCGGCCTCAACGGGCTCATCAACAACGCGGGCATCCTCCGTGACGCGCTGCTGGTGAAGAAGGACCGGACCACCGGCGAGGTGAAGAAGCTGTCCACCGCGGACTGGAACGCCGTCATCGGCGTCAACCTCACGGGCGCCACGCTGATGGTGCGCGAGGTGGTGGCGAAGGTCGCCGAGTCCGGCCAGAAGGGCGGCGTGGTCGTCAACATGTCGTCCATTGCCCGCCACGGCAACCGCGGTCAGTCCAACTACGTGTCCGCGAAGGCGGCACTGGCGGCCAACACCGTCACCTGGTCGCGCGAGTTCAGCCCCTTCGGCGTGCGCGTGGGCGCGGTGGCCCCGGGCATGATTGAGACGCCGATGACGCAGGGCATGAACCAGAAGGCCCGCGACGCGCTGGTCTCCAACATCCCCGTGGGCCGCATCGGCGTGCCCGAGGACATCTGGCTCGCCGTGAAGTTCATCCTGGAGTGCGACTACTTCAACGGCCGCACCATCGACGTGGACGGCGGCCTCAACTTCTGA
- a CDS encoding PLP-dependent aminotransferase family protein produces MSADAMSAPLPPPPVWRLAQRMSRIKTSAVREILKVAERPDILSFAGGLPAPELFPLEAIAEAHAEALATEGRAALQYSTTEGFGPLREWICGHLQKRGRQSNADQVLITNGSQQGIDLVAKVMLDPGDLVIVENPSYLAALQTFGAYEARFATVGSDDQGMRTDDLERLLATHKPKLVYVVANFQNPKGTTLSLERRRELVRLAQQYRFLILEDDPYGELRFRGEHVPSLSAFDDEGVVVSLGTFSKTLAPGMRLGWVVGPRDFVRSLAIAKQSTDLHTATLAQRAVVKLLARFDYAAHLESLRPVYGERAQAMLDALQAHMPAGTQWTHPEGGMFLWVELPGGLDAQALLPKAVEQKVAFVPGAPFYANNPRPEFMRLNYSNRPPDLIAEGMRRLGAVIAAELG; encoded by the coding sequence ATGAGCGCCGACGCGATGAGCGCCCCCCTTCCCCCGCCGCCCGTATGGCGGTTGGCCCAGCGGATGTCCCGCATCAAGACGTCCGCGGTGCGCGAAATCCTGAAGGTCGCCGAGCGGCCCGACATCCTCTCCTTCGCGGGAGGCCTGCCAGCCCCGGAGCTCTTCCCGCTGGAGGCCATCGCCGAGGCGCACGCCGAGGCCCTGGCGACCGAGGGCCGCGCCGCGCTCCAGTACAGCACCACCGAGGGCTTCGGCCCGCTGCGTGAGTGGATTTGCGGCCACCTCCAGAAGCGCGGCCGCCAGTCCAACGCGGACCAGGTGCTCATCACCAACGGCTCGCAGCAGGGCATCGACCTGGTGGCCAAGGTGATGCTGGACCCCGGTGACCTCGTCATCGTGGAGAACCCCAGCTACCTGGCGGCGCTGCAGACGTTCGGCGCCTATGAGGCGCGCTTCGCCACGGTGGGCAGCGACGACCAGGGCATGCGCACCGACGACCTGGAGCGCCTGCTGGCCACGCACAAGCCCAAGCTGGTGTACGTGGTCGCCAACTTCCAGAACCCCAAGGGCACCACCCTGTCGCTGGAGCGGCGGCGCGAACTGGTCCGCCTGGCCCAGCAGTACCGCTTCCTCATCCTGGAGGACGACCCGTACGGCGAGCTGCGCTTCCGCGGCGAGCACGTGCCGTCCCTGTCCGCCTTCGACGACGAGGGCGTCGTCGTGTCGCTGGGCACCTTCTCCAAGACGCTGGCCCCGGGCATGCGCCTGGGCTGGGTGGTGGGCCCGCGCGACTTCGTGCGCAGCCTGGCCATCGCCAAGCAGTCCACCGACCTGCACACGGCCACGCTGGCTCAGCGCGCGGTGGTGAAGCTGCTGGCGCGCTTCGATTACGCGGCCCACCTGGAGTCGCTGCGCCCCGTCTACGGCGAGCGCGCCCAGGCCATGCTGGACGCCCTCCAGGCGCACATGCCCGCGGGCACCCAGTGGACGCACCCCGAAGGCGGCATGTTCCTGTGGGTGGAGCTGCCCGGCGGGCTGGACGCCCAGGCGCTGCTGCCCAAGGCGGTGGAGCAGAAGGTGGCCTTCGTGCCGGGCGCGCCCTTCTACGCCAACAACCCGCGCCCGGAGTTCATGCGCCTCAACTACTCCAACCGCCCGCCGGACCTGATTGCCGAGGGCATGCGCCGCCTGGGCGCCGTGATTGCCGCCGAGCTGGGTTGA
- a CDS encoding Lrp/AsnC family transcriptional regulator: MFLDELDHRIIDMLQRDGRATQLELSRAVKLSQPAVAERIRKLEERGVITGYSARVDAAKLGKDITAFIGVSIEHPKYFDEFLQKVLLLPDVLECHRVAGQDSYLLKVKTANTRSLDSLLVGTLRTIAGVTRTQTTIVLTSMKEDTHVRVPPDTPKGA, translated from the coding sequence ATGTTCCTGGACGAACTAGACCACCGCATCATCGACATGTTGCAGCGCGATGGCCGCGCCACGCAGCTGGAGCTGTCGCGTGCGGTGAAGCTGTCCCAGCCGGCGGTGGCGGAGCGGATCCGCAAATTGGAGGAGCGCGGCGTCATCACGGGCTACTCGGCCCGCGTGGACGCGGCGAAGCTCGGCAAGGACATCACGGCCTTCATCGGCGTGAGCATCGAGCACCCGAAGTACTTCGACGAGTTCTTGCAGAAGGTGCTGTTGCTGCCGGATGTCCTGGAGTGCCACCGCGTGGCGGGCCAGGACTCATACCTTCTCAAGGTGAAGACGGCGAACACCCGTTCGCTCGACTCCCTCCTGGTGGGAACGCTGCGCACCATCGCGGGAGTCACCCGCACGCAGACCACCATCGTCCTGACGTCCATGAAGGAGGACACGCATGTCCGCGTGCCTCCAGACACCCCAAAAGGAGCGTGA
- a CDS encoding 3-oxoacyl-ACP synthase III family protein, whose protein sequence is MRYAQILSTGRYVPEKVLTNADVEKILGEKVDEWLQQNVGIRERHMMADDQATSDLCVGAARQALERAGTKPEELDLIIIATDTPDYLSPATASVVQAKLGAVNAGTYDLNCACAGWVTALDVGSKTIAADDSYQRILVVGAYGMSRYINWKDKKTATLFADGAGAVVLGAGDTPGFMGAKLLANGEYHDALGVYTGGTNRPATAESLELTGGKPAVQFVRKFPATFNTERWPMLLDQLLKRQNLKLDDVKQFVFTQLNLRTIEATMKILGQPMEKAHYTMDKWGYTGSACIPMTLDDAVVQGKVQRGDLVALCASGGGLAMASALYRWTA, encoded by the coding sequence ATGCGATACGCCCAGATTCTCTCCACTGGCCGCTACGTCCCCGAGAAGGTCCTCACCAACGCTGACGTCGAGAAGATTCTCGGTGAGAAGGTGGATGAGTGGCTCCAGCAGAACGTGGGCATTCGCGAACGCCACATGATGGCGGATGACCAGGCCACCTCCGACCTCTGCGTGGGCGCCGCCCGCCAGGCGCTGGAGCGCGCGGGCACGAAGCCGGAGGAACTGGACCTCATCATCATCGCCACCGATACCCCGGACTATCTCAGCCCCGCCACGGCCTCCGTGGTGCAGGCGAAGCTGGGCGCGGTGAACGCCGGCACCTACGACCTCAACTGCGCGTGCGCGGGCTGGGTGACGGCGCTGGACGTGGGCTCGAAGACGATTGCCGCGGATGACAGCTACCAGCGCATCCTCGTCGTGGGCGCCTACGGCATGTCGCGCTACATCAACTGGAAGGACAAGAAGACCGCCACCCTGTTCGCGGACGGCGCGGGCGCGGTCGTGCTGGGCGCGGGTGACACGCCCGGCTTCATGGGCGCGAAGCTGCTGGCCAACGGCGAGTACCACGACGCGCTGGGTGTCTACACCGGCGGTACGAACCGCCCGGCCACCGCGGAGTCGCTGGAGCTCACGGGCGGCAAGCCCGCGGTGCAGTTCGTCCGCAAGTTCCCGGCGACGTTCAACACCGAGCGCTGGCCCATGCTGCTGGACCAGCTCCTCAAGCGGCAGAACCTGAAGCTGGACGACGTGAAGCAGTTCGTCTTCACGCAGCTCAACCTGCGCACCATCGAAGCCACCATGAAGATCCTGGGCCAGCCGATGGAGAAGGCCCACTACACCATGGACAAGTGGGGCTACACCGGTTCGGCCTGCATCCCGATGACGCTGGATGACGCGGTGGTGCAGGGCAAGGTGCAGCGCGGCGACCTGGTGGCCCTGTGTGCCAGCGGCGGCGGGCTCGCCATGGCCTCCGCCCTCTACCGCTGGACGGCCTGA
- a CDS encoding transglycosylase SLT domain-containing protein codes for MDGLRAGAVVFLACAGMLGAGPSWAQAPLEEEPGEVLSEDQLEALLDSPVAQPSDGELSTAAFGPERLAPYFVEGTLAKAHAEFRRGRYARARSLLAHEEATPQVRFLRAQCALLARNHAVAAEEFAALADGYGALRDHSLLRAAQANERLRKLDTAAGQYRGVSPGSPLYPEARFSLSRVLQRRGDIPGALTALQELIDSRQSRGPDALRMKALLAICDLARAQGQYNAEHRALLEVWATSPLSNEARRAEKRLKGLPLPLKWRVRRAEALVELHRNHAGMALLDKVLPHLEMPDELACRAHLTYGRALRKERKHRRAIEALEPMVVGCTASEQRPQALYILGYSQSVVEPKAAVTTYAMLARDYPEHGYADDALFFEAWLLQRTGDVETALARYEEAARRYPAGNFASESLFRAFWLHSRKANAPAALAALKAVENLPEAARTDEALWRSRYWRARMQESGASAQAALDAYAHIAAERPAAWYGMLARSRLALLSPERVARLYPKPVPPEAMEGTGGSGRDDAPADEVVEEVGEPEEIWPLPPGALAKDARFNAGVELMRLGLPGAVDEFLAVDARALPEAPARLLYQTLKRTGRNRAARQVARTSLKQEVHGPLSAASRPIWEATWPLAYRSSIARYARAHRVDPDLLQGLIREESRFNARARSATGALGLAQLMPTTARQVADSLDMPMPGESALLQPHTNIRLGAAYLGQLVKHFGGNVAYAVAAYNAGPRAVERWRHALPEAELDEWVEHIGFEETREYVKKVLGSYSAYKLLYADEPALLRDLRLSDASRR; via the coding sequence ATGGACGGACTTCGAGCAGGTGCCGTGGTGTTCCTGGCGTGCGCGGGCATGCTGGGAGCAGGTCCTTCCTGGGCGCAGGCGCCCCTGGAGGAAGAGCCCGGCGAGGTGCTTTCCGAGGACCAGTTGGAAGCACTGCTCGACTCACCGGTGGCGCAGCCTTCCGACGGTGAGCTGTCCACCGCGGCCTTCGGACCGGAGCGGTTGGCGCCGTACTTCGTGGAAGGCACCCTGGCAAAGGCCCACGCGGAGTTCCGGCGCGGGCGCTACGCGCGGGCGCGGAGCCTGCTGGCCCATGAGGAGGCCACGCCGCAGGTTCGCTTCCTCAGGGCGCAGTGCGCGCTGCTGGCGCGCAACCACGCGGTGGCGGCCGAGGAGTTCGCCGCGCTGGCGGACGGCTACGGCGCGCTGCGCGACCACAGCCTGCTGCGGGCCGCCCAGGCCAACGAGCGGCTGCGCAAGCTGGACACGGCCGCCGGGCAGTACCGCGGCGTGAGCCCGGGCTCGCCGCTGTACCCGGAGGCGCGCTTCAGCCTGTCGCGGGTGCTCCAGCGGCGGGGGGACATTCCGGGCGCGTTGACGGCGCTCCAGGAGCTCATCGACAGCCGCCAGTCGCGAGGGCCGGACGCGCTCCGGATGAAGGCGCTGCTGGCCATCTGCGACCTGGCGCGCGCGCAAGGGCAGTACAACGCCGAGCACCGCGCGCTGCTGGAGGTGTGGGCCACCAGTCCGCTGTCGAACGAGGCGCGCCGCGCCGAGAAGCGGTTGAAGGGGTTGCCGCTGCCCCTCAAGTGGCGGGTGCGCCGCGCGGAGGCGCTGGTGGAGCTGCACCGCAACCATGCCGGCATGGCGCTGCTGGACAAGGTGCTGCCGCACCTGGAGATGCCGGACGAGCTGGCCTGCCGCGCGCACCTCACCTACGGCCGGGCGCTGCGCAAGGAGCGCAAGCACCGCCGGGCCATCGAGGCGCTGGAGCCCATGGTGGTGGGCTGCACCGCGTCCGAGCAGCGGCCGCAGGCGCTCTACATCCTGGGCTACTCCCAGTCGGTGGTGGAGCCGAAGGCGGCCGTCACCACCTATGCCATGCTCGCCCGGGACTACCCGGAGCATGGCTACGCGGATGACGCGCTCTTCTTCGAGGCGTGGTTGCTCCAGCGCACGGGCGACGTGGAGACGGCCCTGGCGCGCTACGAAGAGGCCGCGCGGCGCTACCCGGCGGGGAACTTCGCGTCGGAGTCGCTCTTCCGTGCCTTCTGGCTGCACTCCCGCAAGGCCAACGCCCCGGCGGCCCTGGCCGCGCTGAAGGCGGTGGAGAACCTGCCCGAGGCGGCACGCACGGACGAGGCGCTGTGGCGCTCGCGGTACTGGCGTGCGCGCATGCAGGAGTCCGGCGCCTCGGCGCAGGCGGCGCTCGATGCGTACGCGCACATCGCCGCCGAGCGCCCCGCGGCCTGGTACGGGATGCTGGCCCGCTCACGGCTCGCGCTGCTCTCACCGGAGCGCGTGGCGCGGCTGTACCCCAAGCCCGTGCCTCCCGAGGCCATGGAGGGCACCGGCGGCTCCGGCCGCGATGACGCCCCGGCGGACGAAGTGGTGGAGGAGGTGGGCGAGCCCGAGGAGATCTGGCCGCTGCCGCCCGGCGCGCTGGCGAAGGACGCGCGCTTCAACGCGGGCGTGGAGCTGATGCGCCTGGGGCTGCCCGGCGCGGTGGATGAGTTCCTCGCCGTGGATGCGCGCGCGCTGCCCGAGGCCCCGGCGCGGCTGCTGTATCAGACGCTGAAGCGCACCGGCCGCAATCGGGCCGCGCGGCAGGTGGCGCGCACCTCGCTGAAGCAGGAGGTGCACGGTCCGCTGAGCGCCGCGTCCCGTCCCATCTGGGAGGCCACCTGGCCGCTGGCGTACCGCTCGTCCATTGCCCGTTACGCGCGGGCCCATCGCGTGGACCCCGACCTGCTCCAGGGCCTCATCCGCGAGGAGAGCCGCTTCAATGCCCGCGCGCGTTCGGCCACGGGCGCGCTGGGCCTGGCGCAGTTGATGCCCACCACGGCGAGACAGGTGGCGGACTCACTGGACATGCCGATGCCGGGTGAGTCCGCGTTGCTCCAGCCTCACACGAACATCCGCCTGGGTGCGGCGTACCTGGGACAACTGGTCAAACACTTCGGAGGCAACGTGGCCTACGCGGTGGCGGCCTACAACGCCGGGCCGCGCGCGGTGGAGCGCTGGCGGCATGCGCTGCCCGAAGCGGAGCTCGACGAGTGGGTGGAGCACATCGGCTTCGAGGAGACGCGCGAGTACGTGAAGAAGGTGCTCGGCAGCTACAGCGCCTACAAGCTGCTCTACGCGGACGAGCCCGCGCTGCTGAGGGACCTGCGCCTCAGTGACGCCAGCCGGCGGTGA
- the popC gene encoding subtilisin-like protease PopC — translation MKSYLLVPKESIETQARVGPRGTEQGERVLSRTTALRFAVANKAPDALFALGLRSATLPGARPPVSGQEERRRKGKGAKSARTGTRGADSSTPPMPGATVAEQTGAEPGSYRYMPLIGATMAHFYEDHTEKEARGELERDFEFIPDVVPLSFPGPVSAGQPGPRNRGMSSLAEREWPDECGVPLAHAQGIRGAGVMLGILDTGVDADHPEHAARVIQFRYVSLFPNSPHNPARDIRGFDPDGHGTHVCGIAAGVHHGVAPEVDLYVASVIESETIRTSLGRVAAGMEWLLHQFSRPENSTRPAVVNLSLGFPLMPPPGISEADYNLNLRALQTMIRRLLDSNVLPVVAAGNSGPDTVGYPAAFPESLAVGAVDFERNVATFSASGTVGRRVVPDIMGYGVNVYSSTERRCNNQAFYERMSGTSMAAPYVAGIAALYRCRAPDLTALEVRDLILSNAVKLPRSGTHKTGKGLAVFR, via the coding sequence ATGAAGTCCTACCTGTTGGTTCCAAAGGAGTCCATCGAGACGCAGGCTCGTGTGGGGCCTCGCGGCACGGAGCAGGGCGAGCGCGTGCTGTCGCGCACGACGGCGCTGCGCTTCGCGGTGGCGAACAAGGCGCCCGACGCGTTGTTCGCTCTCGGACTGCGGTCGGCCACGCTGCCCGGCGCGCGTCCGCCCGTCAGTGGACAGGAAGAGCGCCGTCGGAAGGGCAAGGGCGCGAAGTCGGCGCGCACGGGCACGCGCGGCGCGGACTCCTCCACGCCGCCCATGCCGGGCGCGACGGTGGCCGAGCAGACCGGCGCGGAGCCCGGCAGCTACCGGTACATGCCGCTCATCGGTGCCACCATGGCTCACTTCTACGAAGACCATACGGAGAAGGAAGCCCGCGGCGAGCTGGAACGCGACTTCGAGTTCATCCCCGACGTCGTCCCGTTGTCCTTCCCCGGCCCGGTGTCGGCTGGACAACCCGGACCGCGCAACCGGGGCATGTCCTCGCTGGCCGAGCGCGAGTGGCCCGACGAGTGCGGCGTTCCCCTGGCCCACGCCCAGGGCATCCGCGGCGCCGGCGTCATGCTGGGCATCCTCGACACCGGTGTGGACGCGGACCACCCCGAGCACGCGGCGCGCGTCATCCAGTTCCGCTACGTGTCGCTGTTCCCCAACTCGCCGCACAATCCGGCGCGTGACATCCGCGGCTTCGACCCGGACGGCCACGGTACGCACGTGTGCGGCATTGCCGCGGGTGTGCACCACGGCGTCGCCCCGGAGGTGGACCTCTACGTCGCGTCCGTTATCGAATCGGAGACCATCCGCACCAGCCTGGGCCGCGTGGCCGCGGGCATGGAGTGGCTGCTGCACCAGTTCAGCCGCCCGGAGAACTCGACGCGGCCCGCGGTGGTCAACCTGTCGCTCGGCTTCCCGCTGATGCCGCCGCCCGGCATCTCGGAGGCGGACTACAACCTCAACCTGCGCGCGCTGCAGACGATGATTCGTCGCCTGCTCGACAGCAATGTCCTGCCGGTTGTGGCGGCAGGTAACAGTGGACCCGACACGGTTGGTTATCCAGCCGCCTTTCCAGAGTCACTGGCTGTCGGCGCGGTCGACTTCGAGCGTAACGTGGCCACATTCTCCGCGAGTGGCACCGTGGGTAGGCGCGTCGTGCCGGACATCATGGGGTATGGGGTGAATGTCTATTCCAGCACGGAGCGTCGTTGTAACAACCAGGCGTTCTACGAGCGAATGAGTGGCACGAGCATGGCAGCGCCTTATGTAGCGGGTATCGCGGCGCTGTACCGTTGCCGTGCCCCTGACTTGACGGCGCTCGAGGTGAGGGATTTGATCCTGTCGAATGCGGTGAAGCTCCCTCGGTCGGGAACGCACAAGACAGGCAAGGGCCTGGCCGTATTCAGGTGA